TCATGTACGCTCATGTGTTTATGTACGctcatgtgtttatgtttgttattGTCTCGATTCTTCATGAATAGACCGGTAAGCCAATATTTATGTGTTGACATTGTTTATCTACTTTGCTAACTTTCTGGAAAACATATTTCAAAGACAAATAACTCTCCCACTGTCCTTCAATTTTTGAATGATGCATGTGGAGTTCagaggagtgagaaagagagagagagtgagttagagtgtgtgtgtgtgtgtgtgtgtgtgtgtgtgtgtgtgtgtgtgtgtgtgtgtgtttgattgtatgtgtgtgtgattgtatgtgtgtgtgtgtgtgtgtgtgtgtgtgtgtgtgtgtgtgtgtgtgtgtgagagagagattgacagGGAGGGAGTATATAGGAGGGGACTAATCTGTTTTCATGACTCATGTAGTCTTTTGCCCAACTCTGTCCCCATGTAAAATATCCCCCTATTGCAGTAGGCCCTCATCTCATCACGTTTGTCTGTATGAATTTCACTAGTAAGATTCATGGAGTTTTTGTCTAGCTAACATTAACATCTGCCTCTGCTATCCATGTTTGTGGGACACTGTGTGAACATCCAGATTGAGCATGAGATTTGGTTCAAAAACTACTATAAATTACTATAAATAAAGCAAGTGGGGGAATATTAAGTGGAAGACTAAATTAACTAACAGTACAAGTATGTATCTGTAACAGTAAGAGTATGTGCAGTACTATGTAATTATAAAAGCACATGAAAGTATACATAGCTGCATTTGTACTTGTCCTGTGTGAAGCACAAGACTTGCTCATGTCTAGCCATGGTCACATCTATTGTCTGGTAGCCTCAAGCATTGTGATGTGCCACATGTCTGAtgttttctttgacagttgcaacaATGAGGACAGGCTTCAACCAAGCTCAGACAtcaacaaataacaaataaactATTTATTTCACGTTCCGTTGTATATTTTCACTGGGTTCTTAATGCTCCTACCTCAAGAACTTACACTTGAGATGCTTAATAGATCATAACAAAAGTGGGGAAATATTAAGTGgaaaatgattaaaatgattATTTTTGCCCATACATTTTGCAGTATTTCTTATTTGAAATGTCAATTTATTTACCTTTTTGTAAACTTGTCTGAAAGATTAAAAATTGCATTCTCTGGGGAAAATGCCATACTCAAATACTAAAAAAAGAAACTTTTCTCAACATTTTTaactgtgtatgtttctgtgtgtatttgttgtctTTCTAACCCTTAATAAGTCCCTGTGCATCAGCAGCATTTAAAATCAATTCATATGTGAAGCCTCTTTTATGTTGGCCATTGTCCCACACTCACCCTTCCAACCCAAGACTGACTGTATAATTATTCTGTTGACTGTGCCAGTGCTTTATTTGGGGgaagccgtggcccactggttagcactctggacttgtaaccggattgccggttcgagccccgaccagtgggccgcagctgaagtgcccttgagcaaggcacctaacccctcactgagtgtgctgagtgtgtttcactaattcaccgattgggttaaatgcagagaccaaatttccctcacgggatcaaaaaagtatatatacttatacttatacttatctgtTGGACACACTGAAAGCTATTGATTAGAAAACAAcactatttttttcttcttctttgacTCAGGCCGTGATCTTACTTGTTGGCATTTTATTGACAAGTAATAGCATGACAAATTATAGGCATTAGGCAGCAATTTAACCAACATAAGCATCTTTACATTGTAAAAAATACTACACGAGATAGCTGGCAAATTTGCAAATGCATCTCCTTAATTGGCCCTGAAACACTTTTGCACTGAAAAGGCTTGGCGGGTTCAACAGATGGGCCTGCAGTCACAGCGATGTCTCTGCGATAACAAAAtaaattttcattttttaatgtCCTTTCCccatctcccccctctccaGAAGAAGCCCAAGTACTCAGCCACCCGCCGGCTGCTGTTAAAGGTACTTAATGCTCTTTAATTCCCTCTCCTCACATTAATTGTTCAAGTGTTTTCATAAGGCACTTCATCTATTTGAAAATGATTGTTAAAGATGACTGTAAAGCTGAAAACTACTGAGATGATATATTATTAAGTGACTGTGAGTTCATATTCAAAACAGGTGTTCTGTTTGTTATGTCTAAGAGTTGTGTTGAAAGTGTTTACTTCTTAAAATtctctgtttattttgttttgatgttGAGATTTTTTTGATGTTGAGAGGTTACAATGTCTGCATATTCCCATATTTCTTCCCTGTTTGAGATGCATTGTCAAATAAATGAAAAGACATCTGCATATTCCATTCATTTGGAGACTTATTTATCTTAGAATAAAGAAAACACTGTACATTTAAACAAAGTGATTGTTTCTCTTCTCAACTCTGAGGGTCACTATTCAGTCATCTCCACTTGTCTTCTCTCTGCCCCACCCAAATGTCCACCCCGACTCTAGTCCAAAATCCTTAAAAAGGCGGAGAAGCTGCTGCtgcaagaggaggaggacaagagtattgagagagagaacacactgaAACAAAATGCCCCACCGCTAAAGCTCACAGGCCTCTCTGTACAGGAGCTACAGGTAAtggacttggggggggggggacctagGAAACCTTTCCAATGCCAAGGAATGTTATACAGTAGTTCTAGGTGTTCCTGTCAGCAGAACACATATAAAGCCAAGATCTAAAGAATTGTACTAGGCTTCTACAAAAAAGCAAAGGCAAAGACTATAGCTAAAGAACTTTAAGAGGTTTCTCTATTGCATTCTCCTTTATGAGAATGCATTTGCCTCTGTTAGGCTGCTATCTGAGAGGACGGCTGCCTTAGAAGGCTGAACACTGCATTAATTCTCCAGATTGCATGAATCATCTCTTCTCAGGAGCTGTGCAAAGACTTGCATCGGAAGATTGACATCGTGGATGAGGTGCGATATGATCTGGAAATAAAGGTGTCACGGAATGAAACAGAGGTACTTGCCTGACTTATCACTGTGTTGGGGGGATATCAGGAAACTCTTTTGTGTGCTTACACTAAACTGAATCAGTATGAATAATACGGCTTTATTATTGTTTGAAAAGTTGCTTTTGGTTTTGGTGCTGCAGCAAAACAATGTAATTCTTTTGTCCTTAAGGGACAGGAAAACAAGTTACAATATCCTATAACTTGCAAATGCAATAAATAATACACATAATGGTTTTACTATACCACTAGCTTGGAACCATAAAATGAGCATATAGTTGCTGAATAATGAACCTGAGGAGTTCAAAGAAACGTTTTTATCCCATAATAGTAAGGGTCCTTATTACAGAGCATTTTTATAAGAAAAGTCACATATATTTCATGTTTGTATATAGTAGCACATATTAAAACCAAATATGTACTGTAAGGTTAGAATGTGTTCTCTTCTCAATGATAAGAAGAACTTGTGAGAACAATGCTAGTGTAACCTTTATTGTCTTGAACTCATAACACCTCCAGTTGGCAGGCAGGCTTGCTAGCAACACATGTGTTTTAGCATCTGTCACCAGCAAGGTGTTGGGAGGGAGGTTTACTCTTGACTCAAGTTACTCTACACTGCCTACCATGGGCTACCATTACCCCTGACATGACATTAGATGTCTAACTTAGTGGTCAATTAATGCATGTACATAGTTTGGGCTACATATGGACATGGCATTACGTGATGCTGGCTGTTTTTAATGAATGGCCTAAGTTTGAGTGGctttcttcatgtgtgtgtgccgcttAGATCGCCTCCCTGAATCAGAAGGTCATCAGCCTGAAGGGGAAAATGAAGAGACCCAACCTGAAGCGGGTGAAGAAGTCGGACGACATGTTCGGAGCCATCGCCGACACATCCAAACTCATGAAAGCAGATTTCAAGGCCAACCTCAAGACTGtgaaaaaggaggaggagaaggtgagGCAATATCAACTGAACTTTGACCTAGGGTCAGGGTTCAGATGAGAAAAGGTCATTTCAAACTTGACTAGGAAAGATCAGTTGCACACATAACAATGACCAATAGGGGTTATAACAGGCAGAGGTGAGACAAGAATGTGAATGTGTCTATAAAAGATAGGAATTTGTtcaatttgtttgtgtttgaggaaacagtaatcataaagacacactGAGAATACTATCTGAAAACATTGAAAATGTATACTGTATTATGAAGAAAATAGTTTAGCCTGGAAGCCAACCAGAATTTACCCCGGCCACAAAATTTGAGTTTGTGACGTTCGCTCTGGAGTTGGTCCATTGAGAGGCCTATGCCCAGTGAAGATGTGttcggaccaatcaaattgttTAGGCGGGCGGATAGACCGATGGGCAATAGTTACGTAGTCGTCCACTTCAATGAGTGTGCAAGAAGTGAGATGTTTAGAATCCGCTATTATACAAGATTTGACAACGCAACAACTTtaaaagacaaacagaaaacagtgaTTAAAGCATTTGTTGAGGAAAAGGATGTTTTTGCTTTTCATCATACGGGATTCACAGATtctgttgctctgattggtccgAGTCATCGCTCCACATGTCGCCTTTGCAGTGGTCAGTCCTCTGAGGCTCATCAAGTCCAAATGGTGTAAtaccagactcaaattctgataaCAATTAGACTCTGGCTATGCCAGGCTACCAATAATTCCTTTTATATAGTAAAATTTGAACATGTAGCTCTTTTctttaaactgtgtgtgtgcgtgcgtgtgcgtgtgcgtgtgcgtgcatgtgtgtgtgtgtgtgtgtgtgcaatcccTGCAGAAGGAGGAGGTGACAGACTGGCGTAAGAACGTGGAGGCTATGTCAGGCATGGAGGGCAGAAAGAAACTGTTCAACGCGCAGTGAGCAGTAGACCAAAGAGCACAGAGATCTGGGAATTGTGTTCTTTCATATATAGCTTTTAAGCCATGCTGTAGTTTTGCAAGCACATTTTGGTTGAGATTACTGCATTCCTTATTGGTAAGCAAGCAGGTAAGCATCTctggatgatgataaatgatATATACTATGTTGTGATGTAAGGATGGTGACAGACTGAATGACAATTCCAGTACAGAGCAAGATAACCCAGATTGTGTGGTTTATTTGTCAACAGTGTATCTGTCATTTTATGCACATTTAGTGGAAACCATTAAACAACTGTACTTGTACAATAATTGACCTGTCTTGAGATAATTCTGACCTCTCGCGGATCCTTCAACAGTAGATGGCGCTACACCTCCAAGCTTTGGAAAAAAGCTGACTGCTCTTTTGTCATCTAAAAACAGGCTGCAATTCCACCCAACAGAGGGCGCTAGAGCACTGCATCACATCAAGATATGTAGTGCTCGTGCTGTATGTTTTTAGACCCATACGACACATATCCGCAAGTTTGGTAATACACCCAGTTTGAGATATTATTCAGTGACCATCCAGGTTCCTTGTAATCAAACATGCCCAGCTGTTGGTCTCTATGTTTCAGACAGTTAATCACATACTGCATGAATGCTAAATCTCTTTCCTCTTGTATAAAAGACACTTTGGTCCGAAACAGAGCCATGCCAAAGGACCGGACCTTCACAGAAATATTACTGATCTGGGATCAGTATGTGAGAGCATCAAATCAACACTGCACCAATTTGACACCCTTTGAGGTTTTAAGCAACACGCTAAAGTATCAATCTTCACACTCATTTTGATGGTATCTGGTCATGTGGAGTGCCGTTTCAGCTAGCCATCCAGTACATTATGAAGTTGTGTGTTCCGGGCTGGAACACAGAGAAAATGACAAACTATATTGCCAAAAAGACACCAGGTGTTTGAAAGGTTCTGCATGCTAGATAGCTTACTAGTTTTAGACCAAAACTTTAATAGTGCTACTTTAAGTAGGCCATGGTTAACGAGCACACAGTGGTCCAGGTGTGTGAAGCCCAGTCAGGCCATATGAACAGGAAGAAGGGAGGATCAGGCTGATTACACATCAACACttcacacatacgcatgcaaaacactcagtaggctacacaccCGTTTGCACGCACACAAATGGAGAGTAgaatgcacacaatggacattcatactcatgcacactcagacacacatgcacactcagacacacatgcacacttagacacacatgcatactcagacacacatgcacactcagacacacatgcatactcagacacacatgcacactcagacatacatgcacactcagacacacatgcacactcagacacacatgcatactcagacatacagtacatgcacactcagacacacatgcatactcagacacacatgcacactcagacagacatgcacactcagacacacatgcatactcagacatacatgcacactcagacacacatgcatactcagacatacatgcacactcagacacacatgcatactcagacacacatacacactcagacacacatgcacactcagacacacatgcatactcagacatacagtacatgcacactcagacacacatgcatactcagacatacatgcacactcagacacacagacatacagtacatgcacactcagacacacatgcatactcagacatacatgcacactcagacacacatgcacactcagacagacatgcacactcagacacacatgcacacttagacagacatgcacactcagacacacatgcatactcagacacacatgcacactcagacacacatgcacactcagacagacatgcacactcagacacacatgcacactcagacacacatgcatactcagacacacatgcacactcagacgcacatgcatactcagacatacatgcacactcagacacacatgcatactcagacatacatgcacactcagacacacatgcatactcacactctgcaggccacacacacacacaaactcacagagAAAGGTGGTATATTggtaacacacatacagattaaGTACATACCTATACCTACTCAGATACACTCACAACAGCAAATAAACACTGCCTGTTTATATTCAAGTACACACACTGTCctgtggggtgtactacgaatctcgattagtgggttagcgaggtatgttgcgctcaaagccaggctatgctgtgacacgaacagtggatctgttttagtgtcgctatatcaccatggtatcttatgctgtcaaccaaacctggtcgggaggaggttatgtgctaagttatagctcaaatcgtgtaatctaccgcacactgaccaatcaattgtcttaaaccTGTCGTA
This portion of the Alosa sapidissima isolate fAloSap1 chromosome 22, fAloSap1.pri, whole genome shotgun sequence genome encodes:
- the tnni4a gene encoding troponin I4a, with the protein product MSEGPKKPKYSATRRLLLKSKILKKAEKLLLQEEEDKSIERENTLKQNAPPLKLTGLSVQELQELCKDLHRKIDIVDEVRYDLEIKVSRNETEIASLNQKVISLKGKMKRPNLKRVKKSDDMFGAIADTSKLMKADFKANLKTVKKEEEKKEEVTDWRKNVEAMSGMEGRKKLFNAQ